A genomic stretch from Seriola aureovittata isolate HTS-2021-v1 ecotype China chromosome 13, ASM2101889v1, whole genome shotgun sequence includes:
- the pax1a gene encoding paired box protein Pax-1a: MEQTYGEVNQLGGVFVNGRPLPNAIRLRIVELAQLGIRPCDISRQLRVSHGCVSKILARYNETGSILPGAIGGSKPRVTTPNVVKNIREYKQNDPGIFAWEIRDRLLADGVCDKYNVPSVSSISRILRNKIGNLSQPNQYESSKQASAQAGLSYNHIYPYSYPNTMSPKMSSPPGVPVTAGHVSISRAWPSAHTVSNILGIRAFMDPAAIAGTEGYPPKMEEWSSVNRAAFPAAHTVNGIDKSAIDADIKYAQPSSTLSSYVSACAYSPTNQYGVYSGSAGGYVAPGHHHWQPQSPALSHPGGGMGMHAGEIHSPMAFKHQQAREGDRKPPSPLSKQQQQQQHEDLNSVHGLSLPTSSS, encoded by the exons ATGG AGCAAACCTATGGAGAGGTGAACCAGTTAGGCGGCGTCTTCGTCAATGGGCGACCCCTGCCCAACGCCATACGGTTGAGAATAGTGGAGCTGGCTCAGCTCGGGATCAGGCCCTGCGACATAAGCCGGCAACTCCGAGTCTCCCACGGCTGCGTGAGCAAGATATTAGCGAGGTACAACGAGACGGGCTCCATCTTGCCCGGTGCCATCGGTGGAAGCAAACCACGGGTCACGACGCCGAACGTGGTGAAAAATATCAGGGAATACAAACAAAACGACCCCGGGATCTTTGCCTGGGAGATTCGGGACAGGCTTTTGGCAGATGGAGTTTGTGACAAATACAATGTCCCGTCGGTGAGTTCGATCAGCAGGATTTTACGCAACAAGATTGGAAATCTGTCCCAGCCCAACCAGTATGAGAGCAGTAAGCAAGCCTCCGCGCAGGCCGGGCTCTCCTACAACCACATATACCCTTACTCCTACCCCAACACTATGTCGCCTAAAATGAGCAGCCCGCCTGGAGTACCGGTGACGGCTGGGCATGTGAGCATATCCAGGGCCTGGCCTTCAGCACACACCGTCAGCAACATCCTCGGCATACGAGCCTTCATGGATCCTGCAG CCATTGCTGGGACGGAGGGATATCCACCAAAAATGGAGGAGTGGAGTAGCGTCAACAGAGCAGCTTTCCCAGCGGCTCACACGGTCAACGGGATTGACAAGTCAGCCATTGACGCCGACATTAAATACGCTCAG CCTTCCTCGACATTGTCCAGTTATGTCTCGGCGTGTGCTTACTCTCCCACCAACCAGTACGGGGTGTACAGCGGGTCAGCAGGCGGCTACGTGGCCCCGGGCCACCACCACTGGCAGCCACAGAGCCCGGCCCTGTCCCACCCAGGTGGCGGGATGGGGATGCACGCAGGGGAGATCCACTCGCCGATGGCCTTCAAGCACCAGCAGGCCCGAGAAG GAGACAGAAAACCACCCAGTCCCCTgagcaagcagcagcagcagcagcaacatgaagACTTGAACAGTGTGCATGGACTCAGTCTCCCTACCTCATCATCATAA